One Thalassotalea hakodatensis DNA segment encodes these proteins:
- a CDS encoding trimeric intracellular cation channel family protein, whose product MLYWLDLFGIVVFALSGALMAGRYQLDPFGVVVLAAVTAIGGGTIRDVILDTPVFWVASPIYLYVILLTAILTILFIRRPTRIPKRFLLISDAFGLALFAVLGTEKALSLGSSITVAIVMGMITGVAGGMIRDVLCNVIPLILRQEIYALAAMLGGILFIGLQTIGFTENVSLIVAIVGALALRLAAIYWQVSLPAFNIADQQQAGSKND is encoded by the coding sequence TTGCTTTATTGGTTAGATTTATTTGGCATTGTGGTTTTTGCACTGTCAGGCGCCCTTATGGCAGGGCGGTATCAACTTGATCCATTTGGGGTTGTAGTGCTAGCCGCCGTTACCGCCATTGGCGGCGGGACGATCAGAGATGTTATTTTAGACACGCCTGTTTTTTGGGTGGCAAGTCCAATTTACCTTTATGTTATTTTACTCACCGCTATTTTAACCATTCTTTTTATACGCCGCCCAACACGTATCCCAAAAAGATTTTTACTAATATCTGATGCCTTTGGATTAGCACTTTTTGCCGTTTTAGGTACCGAAAAAGCACTGAGTTTAGGTAGTTCAATAACGGTTGCAATAGTCATGGGCATGATCACTGGCGTTGCTGGCGGTATGATAAGAGACGTACTTTGCAACGTTATACCACTTATTCTTCGCCAAGAAATATACGCCTTAGCGGCAATGCTTGGTGGTATATTATTTATTGGCTTGCAGACTATTGGCTTTACCGAAAATGTTTCCCTTATTGTTGCCATAGTTGGTGCATTGGCCTTAAGGTTAGCTGCTATTTATTGGCAGGTATCGCTACCTGCCTTTAATATTGCCGACCAACAACAGGCTGGCAGTAAAAATGACTAG
- a CDS encoding rhodanese-like domain-containing protein: protein MKTFNQLSVFLFVLLLTSFVQANETKTISAQQLISITKAPKAAPVIILDVRSAQEFNTGHIANAINIPHNEIEQRLNELSIHQDSMVVVHCRSGRRAQITEEILTKHGFSQLRHLSGDFNGWQADELPVVTENTQR, encoded by the coding sequence ATGAAAACATTTAACCAATTATCTGTATTTTTGTTCGTATTGTTACTAACAAGTTTTGTACAAGCTAATGAAACCAAAACCATCTCAGCTCAACAGTTAATATCAATTACAAAAGCCCCGAAAGCTGCTCCTGTGATTATTTTAGATGTGAGATCTGCACAAGAATTTAACACCGGGCATATCGCCAATGCGATTAACATTCCTCATAATGAAATCGAACAACGGTTGAATGAATTAAGCATACATCAAGATTCAATGGTAGTGGTGCATTGCCGCTCAGGAAGACGAGCACAAATTACTGAGGAAATATTAACAAAACACGGCTTTTCTCAATTACGACATTTATCTGGTGATTTCAACGGCTGGCAAGCTGATGAGCTACCTGTGGTGACAGAAAATACGCAGAGGTAA
- a CDS encoding cobalamin biosynthesis protein CobD/CbiB: MTDFINQLTPFILQLIIVLVVLLLRSVIAIVQTKDTTHFFRFYCQRLSDKVNNQHNGTQQQKIAGAAATLITLIPIIIIIWLFEDFVEVPILWHSLLLFFALSGAGAQRMASQLITSINKQENSSAKAHLQPWVLRDTSTLSSMGLCKACIEMLWLNYLQRQFLVILLYLLIGPIAAICYRILLEIHYSWNTKIEKYQYFGKFVGKIISLLQWLPALILSIELSFLMFSKTNRTSAQSISSHISRLTSDYLLATAAKINNVQLGGVALYQGHKLRRVSFNQSGSQPSTTELSNTIKQLQLVKALNIGIIFSMLVLSMFISFAT, translated from the coding sequence ATGACAGACTTTATCAACCAACTTACCCCTTTCATTTTGCAACTCATCATCGTATTAGTTGTCCTTTTATTGAGGTCTGTTATTGCTATTGTACAAACGAAAGACACCACGCATTTCTTTCGTTTTTACTGTCAACGCCTGTCAGACAAAGTAAACAATCAACATAATGGTACACAACAGCAAAAAATTGCTGGTGCAGCCGCTACACTGATCACGCTAATACCTATAATCATAATTATATGGTTATTTGAAGATTTTGTTGAAGTGCCGATACTTTGGCACAGCTTATTACTTTTTTTTGCTTTATCAGGAGCTGGCGCACAACGAATGGCTAGCCAACTGATCACGTCAATAAACAAACAAGAAAACAGTTCAGCAAAAGCGCATTTACAGCCATGGGTACTAAGAGATACCTCAACATTATCTAGTATGGGGTTATGTAAAGCCTGTATTGAAATGCTTTGGCTCAATTACCTACAACGTCAGTTTTTAGTCATTTTGCTTTATTTGCTTATTGGTCCCATTGCCGCCATTTGTTATCGCATTCTGTTAGAAATACATTACAGCTGGAATACAAAAATTGAAAAATATCAATATTTTGGTAAATTTGTTGGAAAAATTATATCGCTATTACAATGGCTACCGGCGTTAATACTTTCTATAGAATTAAGCTTCTTAATGTTTAGTAAAACGAACCGTACTAGCGCACAGTCTATCAGCTCACATATATCAAGGTTAACGAGCGATTACTTACTAGCTACCGCCGCTAAAATTAATAATGTCCAATTAGGGGGCGTTGCACTTTATCAAGGACACAAGTTAAGACGCGTTAGCTTTAATCAGTCAGGTTCTCAACCTTCCACTACAGAGCTTTCAAACACGATTAAACAGCTGCAGTTAGTAAAAGCCTTAAACATCGGGATTATTTTCAGTATGCTAGTATTATCTATGTTCATTTCTTTTGCTACATAA
- the mtnN gene encoding 5'-methylthioadenosine/S-adenosylhomocysteine nucleosidase: protein MTVGIIGAMEPEVAILKAKLIDAKTTNIAGYSFYHGRLNNTDVVIVQSGIGKVAAALATAFLIKEFSPKYVVNTGSAGGFEQSLKVGDIVISSEVRYHDVDVTAFGYEIGQLPANPAAYLPHPRLVEAAKASISSLPGIQTLVGLITTGDTFMTKDDDIAKARANFPTMAAVEMEGAAIAQTCYQLSTPFVVIRSMSDIAGKESPTSFEAYLETASVNSSQLVMNMIENLQGITLN, encoded by the coding sequence ATGACCGTAGGTATTATCGGCGCAATGGAACCAGAAGTTGCGATTTTAAAAGCAAAATTAATTGACGCAAAAACAACAAACATCGCAGGCTACTCATTTTACCATGGTAGGTTAAATAACACCGACGTTGTAATAGTACAATCGGGTATTGGTAAGGTCGCGGCAGCACTTGCAACAGCATTTCTCATCAAAGAATTCTCTCCTAAGTATGTTGTCAATACAGGTTCTGCTGGTGGTTTCGAACAGTCTTTAAAAGTGGGTGATATTGTTATTAGCAGTGAAGTACGTTATCACGATGTTGATGTAACAGCATTTGGCTATGAAATTGGCCAGTTACCAGCGAATCCCGCCGCTTACCTTCCTCACCCGCGTTTAGTCGAAGCAGCAAAAGCTAGTATTTCATCATTACCGGGCATTCAAACACTTGTCGGCTTGATCACAACAGGTGATACCTTTATGACCAAAGATGACGATATAGCAAAAGCGCGGGCAAATTTTCCCACGATGGCAGCAGTAGAAATGGAAGGCGCCGCAATTGCACAAACCTGCTATCAGCTATCAACCCCTTTTGTAGTCATTCGCTCAATGTCAGATATTGCTGGTAAAGAATCCCCTACTTCATTTGAAGCATACCTTGAAACTGCATCAGTTAATTCTTCTCAGCTGGTGATGAACATGATTGAAAATTTACAAGGCATTACCTTGAACTAA
- a CDS encoding DUF2726 domain-containing protein, producing MELILFAMISLIIIVALLANRLNDTSFPFPFDRKATVFTSAEKNFHRLLEQAVGGEYRVINRVKLSDIVTVRGGVSQRASQTARNKADNKYLDFAICDRQSMKLLGTIDLVDTQGKGYKVKKDWFVSGALEAASIPHLRIKVKATYSVEELKHCLQTRLFANKVMEPKMKGRVIPAPMVKARTKPASSSTGVITPTAALAANQLNNGKLPAPSMGALPH from the coding sequence ATGGAACTCATTTTATTTGCGATGATCAGTTTGATCATTATTGTTGCTTTATTAGCAAATCGTTTAAATGATACTAGTTTCCCATTTCCTTTCGATAGAAAAGCCACTGTATTTACTTCAGCGGAAAAGAATTTTCATCGTTTATTAGAACAAGCTGTTGGTGGTGAATATCGTGTTATCAACCGAGTAAAGCTTTCTGATATTGTTACGGTAAGAGGCGGGGTTTCACAACGAGCAAGTCAAACTGCACGTAATAAGGCCGATAACAAATATTTAGACTTTGCCATTTGTGATCGTCAAAGCATGAAGCTACTTGGCACCATCGATCTCGTCGATACGCAAGGTAAAGGTTATAAAGTAAAAAAAGATTGGTTTGTAAGTGGCGCGCTTGAAGCAGCATCAATTCCACATTTACGTATTAAAGTGAAAGCAACCTATTCTGTTGAAGAATTAAAACATTGTTTACAAACGCGTTTGTTTGCCAATAAAGTCATGGAGCCTAAAATGAAAGGCAGAGTGATCCCTGCTCCAATGGTTAAAGCTCGAACCAAACCTGCATCATCTTCAACAGGTGTGATCACACCGACAGCAGCACTTGCAGCTAATCAATTAAACAACGGAAAATTACCAGCACCTAGTATGGGTGCATTGCCCCATTAA
- a CDS encoding ArsR/SmtB family transcription factor: MQDPSALINAAKQTADLLKVMANENRLMILCTLMNNEMSVSELNQHIPLSQSALSQHLAVLRKEQIVETRRDAQTIYYLVKSPEVIQLLSVLYELFCPEADH; this comes from the coding sequence TTGCAAGACCCTAGCGCGCTAATAAATGCAGCCAAACAAACAGCAGATTTATTAAAAGTAATGGCCAATGAAAATAGATTGATGATCCTATGTACGTTAATGAATAATGAAATGTCGGTAAGTGAATTGAACCAACATATTCCATTAAGCCAATCAGCACTATCTCAACATTTAGCCGTATTACGAAAAGAACAAATAGTTGAAACTCGACGAGATGCACAAACTATTTATTACTTAGTAAAAAGCCCAGAAGTTATCCAGCTTTTATCTGTGCTTTATGAGCTATTTTGTCCGGAAGCAGACCATTAG
- a CDS encoding MBL fold metallo-hydrolase, translating to MKPVVMSFFHDETCTFTYVVFDAEQRSGVVIDPVLDFDQASGKVSYESANQVLEYVNEQQLTIEWILETHAHADHLTAAQYLKHKTNAQVAIGKGIATVQKTFKEIYNLSEAFPVEGEQFDRCFSDGDSFSIGSLTVDVIATPGHTNDSVTYLIGDAAFIGDTMFHPSLGTARCDFPGGDAAMLFNSIQRLFALPPNTRIFLCHDYPEGDRSPTCQVTLVEQKTENIHVKEGNSKQDFIAFRTARDNSLAAPRLLLPAIQVNIAAGHFPKPEGNQQIYLKSPVTFPQIGDK from the coding sequence ATGAAGCCAGTGGTTATGTCTTTTTTCCACGATGAAACTTGTACGTTCACCTATGTTGTGTTCGATGCTGAACAACGAAGTGGGGTTGTTATTGATCCAGTACTCGATTTTGATCAAGCTTCAGGTAAGGTCAGTTATGAAAGTGCAAACCAGGTGCTCGAATATGTTAACGAGCAACAATTAACGATAGAGTGGATCCTTGAAACACATGCACATGCTGATCATTTAACGGCAGCGCAATATCTTAAACATAAGACCAATGCCCAGGTTGCGATAGGCAAAGGTATTGCTACTGTGCAAAAAACGTTCAAAGAGATTTATAACCTAAGCGAAGCGTTCCCTGTTGAAGGTGAACAATTTGATCGGTGCTTTTCCGATGGCGATAGTTTCTCTATTGGTTCATTGACTGTTGATGTTATCGCAACGCCTGGGCATACCAATGACAGTGTAACGTACTTAATTGGTGATGCGGCTTTCATTGGTGACACCATGTTTCACCCTAGCCTCGGCACTGCAAGGTGTGATTTTCCTGGAGGTGATGCGGCGATGTTATTTAATTCAATTCAGCGACTTTTCGCATTGCCGCCGAATACACGTATTTTTTTATGTCACGATTACCCAGAAGGGGATAGATCGCCAACATGCCAAGTAACGCTTGTTGAGCAAAAGACTGAAAATATTCATGTAAAAGAAGGTAACAGCAAACAAGATTTTATTGCGTTTAGAACTGCTCGTGACAACTCATTAGCGGCACCTAGACTATTACTTCCCGCCATTCAAGTGAATATTGCTGCTGGACACTTTCCAAAACCTGAAGGCAACCAACAAATTTATTTAAAATCGCCGGTGACCTTTCCGCAAATAGGAGATAAATAA
- a CDS encoding YeeE/YedE family protein: protein MESLISYLPAFLGGMLIGLSALLLFIGLGRIAGISGIVGKILQQSESDNQANDKLWRVLFILGLIIGAAIYHFFDPFTLPFRQPPSAWFMIIAGLLVGIGTYIGSGCTSGHGVCGIGRFSIRSMSATIIFMLTAGITVFVIKHVFA, encoded by the coding sequence ATGGAATCATTAATCAGTTATTTACCCGCATTTTTAGGCGGTATGTTAATAGGCTTATCAGCCTTACTGTTGTTTATAGGCTTAGGCAGAATCGCAGGGATAAGCGGTATTGTTGGAAAGATTTTACAACAATCAGAATCTGATAATCAGGCTAATGACAAGCTGTGGCGCGTATTATTCATTTTAGGGTTGATAATAGGCGCTGCGATTTATCATTTCTTTGATCCTTTTACATTGCCGTTTCGTCAACCACCATCTGCTTGGTTTATGATTATTGCCGGGTTATTGGTTGGTATTGGCACATACATAGGAAGCGGGTGTACGAGTGGTCATGGCGTGTGTGGAATCGGACGTTTTTCAATTCGATCTATGAGTGCCACGATTATTTTTATGCTGACTGCTGGCATAACCGTCTTTGTTATTAAGCATGTGTTTGCGTAG
- a CDS encoding YeeE/YedE family protein, protein MKNVIAIISGILFGLGLAMSEMINPTVVIAFLDVAGDWNPALMFVMFGALLVTTVGFTLSLKKQSPLCASQFYLPTNSAIDKPLIIGASLFGIGWGMAGYCPGPAIAGLAYGQQETIYFVIAMLVGLKSAQLFSAKG, encoded by the coding sequence ATGAAGAATGTAATCGCCATTATTTCTGGGATTTTGTTTGGCTTAGGTTTAGCGATGTCTGAAATGATTAACCCTACAGTGGTTATCGCATTTCTAGATGTTGCAGGAGATTGGAACCCGGCACTTATGTTTGTCATGTTCGGCGCGTTATTGGTGACGACTGTCGGTTTTACACTTTCTTTAAAAAAACAGTCACCTCTTTGTGCGAGTCAATTTTATTTACCTACTAACTCTGCGATAGATAAACCTTTGATTATAGGTGCAAGTCTATTTGGTATCGGCTGGGGAATGGCAGGATATTGCCCTGGACCAGCAATAGCAGGACTGGCGTATGGCCAACAAGAAACCATTTATTTTGTGATAGCAATGCTGGTTGGACTAAAAAGCGCTCAACTATTCAGTGCTAAAGGGTAG
- a CDS encoding fused DSP-PTPase phosphatase/NAD kinase-like protein — translation MELKSIVSKLAMINVMLPQENLLVGGQPTSADLLFLQKMGIRQVINLRPKTEPLGYDEQAICQQLQLFYHVIPVTDITTLTRDNAKQLYQLLVVNEPTLVHCASGNRVGALIALMAFWLQHCSAEDAYFLGLQSGLTKLAPEVKKLLGLSSC, via the coding sequence ATGGAACTTAAAAGCATTGTTTCTAAGCTTGCGATGATTAACGTAATGTTGCCACAAGAAAATTTATTGGTAGGTGGCCAACCTACCTCAGCAGATTTGTTATTCCTACAAAAAATGGGGATCAGACAAGTTATCAATTTACGTCCAAAAACTGAGCCGCTAGGGTATGATGAGCAAGCGATTTGTCAGCAGTTACAACTGTTTTATCATGTTATACCGGTGACAGACATCACCACATTAACACGAGATAATGCTAAGCAATTATATCAATTACTAGTTGTGAATGAACCTACGTTAGTGCATTGTGCAAGTGGTAATAGAGTAGGGGCACTTATTGCTCTTATGGCATTTTGGTTACAACATTGTAGTGCAGAAGATGCGTATTTTTTAGGGTTACAATCAGGGCTTACAAAGCTTGCTCCTGAGGTGAAAAAGTTACTAGGGTTATCTTCTTGTTAA
- a CDS encoding ATP-binding protein → MNKKWKFYLGASLLLCLIIVASGFIYNNTANIEARSINEINQVHENIMEELNSEFSSLSNEVSFLHFTPPLRGLARANKNNDIDALDGSTTELWRKRLEQIFIGFLKNYDEYFQLRIILNNGDEFLKVIRQKGNISSVPANVLQNKAHHDYFTEAVNSPTKNMLFSRISLNKENNTIEIPHVPTLRLSIPIYQDEGTLYGVLVANVDVTKIFNSVRGLITDHQQLMVMDDEGYYLCHEDGTLKYSRDLSPEHRLNQDYIFENEEADALSISSSASKEQFRGILKQLQLPVDGKGNTLQVALMLPQKYINAQKTQALTSSIIVLFIVVIIALSILVYFYNLSNKASRLAKQFESGQRIIDSTNEAVFVLNKQHSIISCNTAASNLMRASVNELVGKAISSVLKEHLTLDITSIFTHFSASTPINHQTLKATQGNTTLYLNCKAIPLFRDTVKKKTPKLALLISDVTAENEAYNLIEQQKFNLEKEVELRTSELEIARDKAVELSDIKSRFISTISHEMRTPLNGITGAIQLLKRDIHSQDENDYISMAENGIETLSSLVNDILDISKIEAGKLELNYQHHQIHDVIESLVSTLSIVIKEKGLTFYIDTSHLTIASAKFDAFRLKQIISNLVSNAAKFTKEGYIKITAESITTESTVILNLTVEDTGIGISEDELTHLFQEFSQANRTITEEYGGTGLGLSICKQIANLMGGDIHVSSQLGKGSTFTVTIMLEECVSFDAQVKTRLQGKYFCVCIEDPIECSIIERLINFSGGSLIPITSNITQLLLENTIDYLVTDTSFLKADNNIADIKNTLKENTLTQWLIIDNGRYDLSKISSQATIIESPVLRADFLESVLHERNREEQKINDTRRKYDKEQLLNQQQLISSPVHVLVVDDNRINRKVAQHMLEGMGLTVSTAIHGEDAIEQLQNSNDESQFSIIYMDCNMPILNGYDTTTLIRQGNAGKRYQTIPIMAMTANAMKGEQEKCQAAGMNDYITKPVNVNILEQKTYQLLDKAHKKTD, encoded by the coding sequence ATGAACAAAAAGTGGAAATTTTATCTCGGTGCGAGTTTACTACTGTGTTTAATCATTGTTGCTAGTGGCTTTATCTATAACAATACAGCCAACATTGAAGCGCGTAGTATAAATGAAATAAATCAAGTTCATGAAAACATCATGGAAGAACTTAATTCAGAGTTCTCATCTTTAAGCAATGAGGTGTCATTTTTACATTTTACCCCCCCTTTACGAGGCTTAGCTAGAGCTAATAAGAATAATGACATTGATGCTTTAGATGGCTCTACGACAGAATTATGGCGTAAACGATTAGAGCAGATATTTATTGGATTTTTAAAAAATTATGATGAGTATTTTCAACTACGCATTATTTTAAATAACGGCGATGAATTTTTAAAAGTTATCCGCCAGAAAGGTAATATAAGTAGCGTTCCTGCTAACGTTCTTCAAAACAAAGCCCATCATGATTACTTTACAGAGGCTGTGAATTCACCGACTAAAAACATGTTATTTTCACGCATTTCTTTAAATAAAGAGAATAACACCATTGAAATTCCACATGTTCCAACGCTTAGATTGTCAATTCCAATATACCAAGATGAAGGAACCTTATATGGCGTGCTCGTTGCCAATGTTGATGTGACTAAAATTTTTAATAGTGTACGTGGTTTGATCACTGATCATCAGCAATTAATGGTGATGGATGATGAAGGATACTACCTTTGTCACGAAGATGGTACATTAAAATATTCGCGTGATTTATCCCCTGAACATCGATTAAACCAAGATTATATCTTCGAAAACGAGGAAGCTGACGCATTATCTATAAGTTCTTCAGCAAGCAAAGAGCAATTTAGAGGCATACTAAAACAACTTCAACTACCCGTTGATGGCAAAGGAAATACGTTACAAGTTGCTTTAATGCTGCCTCAGAAATATATCAATGCACAAAAAACGCAAGCGCTTACCTCAAGTATAATTGTTTTATTCATTGTCGTGATCATTGCGTTATCAATATTAGTATATTTTTATAATCTATCGAATAAAGCCAGTCGACTGGCAAAGCAATTTGAGTCAGGGCAAAGAATTATTGACTCAACCAATGAAGCGGTTTTTGTGCTCAACAAGCAACATAGCATCATTAGTTGCAACACAGCAGCATCAAACCTAATGAGGGCGTCGGTTAATGAACTGGTAGGTAAAGCAATTTCTAGTGTACTAAAAGAACATTTAACGTTAGATATTACATCAATATTTACTCACTTTTCCGCTAGCACCCCAATAAATCACCAAACACTTAAAGCAACTCAAGGTAATACCACCTTGTATTTAAATTGCAAAGCAATTCCATTATTTCGCGATACAGTAAAAAAGAAAACCCCAAAACTAGCATTACTAATATCTGATGTGACCGCGGAAAATGAGGCATATAATTTAATAGAACAACAAAAATTCAACCTTGAAAAAGAAGTTGAACTACGAACAAGCGAGCTAGAAATTGCCCGTGATAAAGCAGTAGAGTTGAGTGACATTAAAAGCCGATTCATTTCAACAATTAGCCATGAAATGCGCACTCCATTAAACGGAATTACTGGTGCAATCCAATTATTAAAACGTGACATTCATTCTCAAGATGAAAATGATTATATTTCAATGGCTGAAAATGGCATTGAAACATTAAGTTCATTAGTCAATGATATATTAGATATCTCTAAAATCGAAGCAGGTAAACTTGAATTAAATTATCAACATCATCAAATTCACGACGTAATTGAGTCGTTAGTTTCTACCCTGAGTATCGTCATTAAAGAGAAAGGGTTAACTTTTTATATAGATACTAGCCACTTAACCATCGCATCAGCGAAGTTTGATGCATTTCGTTTAAAACAAATCATTTCAAACCTTGTCAGTAACGCAGCAAAATTCACCAAAGAAGGTTATATAAAAATAACCGCGGAATCCATAACCACAGAATCTACCGTGATATTAAATCTCACGGTTGAAGATACAGGCATTGGTATTTCCGAAGATGAATTAACACACTTATTCCAAGAATTTTCTCAAGCCAATAGAACTATTACCGAAGAATATGGTGGTACAGGTTTAGGGCTGTCAATCTGTAAACAAATAGCCAATTTAATGGGCGGCGATATCCACGTTAGCTCTCAGTTAGGAAAAGGCAGTACCTTTACGGTCACAATCATGCTTGAAGAGTGTGTGTCATTCGATGCACAAGTGAAAACACGTTTACAAGGTAAGTACTTTTGTGTTTGCATTGAAGATCCAATTGAATGCTCAATTATTGAACGATTAATAAACTTCAGTGGCGGCTCTTTAATACCTATCACGAGTAATATAACTCAACTTTTATTAGAAAATACTATCGATTACTTAGTGACCGATACCTCATTTTTAAAAGCTGACAACAACATAGCCGATATTAAGAATACATTAAAAGAAAACACACTGACGCAATGGTTAATCATTGATAACGGACGTTATGATCTCTCAAAAATAAGCTCTCAAGCAACGATTATTGAATCGCCCGTATTACGCGCTGACTTTTTAGAATCAGTATTACATGAGCGCAACCGAGAAGAGCAAAAAATTAATGACACTCGCCGAAAATATGACAAAGAGCAATTATTAAATCAGCAACAATTAATATCTTCACCTGTGCATGTACTTGTTGTTGATGATAATAGAATTAATCGAAAAGTCGCACAACATATGTTAGAGGGTATGGGCTTAACCGTAAGTACGGCTATACATGGAGAAGATGCCATTGAACAATTACAGAACTCCAACGATGAATCTCAGTTTTCCATCATCTATATGGACTGTAATATGCCAATTCTTAATGGTTACGACACCACGACTCTGATACGACAAGGTAACGCAGGGAAACGATACCAAACAATACCTATTATGGCGATGACCGCTAATGCGATGAAAGGTGAGCAAGAAAAATGTCAAGCTGCAGGTATGAATGATTATATTACTAAACCTGTAAATGTGAATATTTTAGAACAGAAAACCTATCAATTATTAGACAAAGCCCATAAGAAGACAGATTAA
- a CDS encoding dUTP diphosphatase — protein MTKHSIAHSQIQQMLTLQDAMNTRVSETWRANGYEWYRAIWVECAEMLDHHGWKWWKHQEIDVAQVQLELVDIFHFGLSLRLMTGSPVEQITDELVKQLAQPTDEQDFKIALENLASAAVTHKAFDATAFADCMRLMSMDLNELFRQYVGKNTLNFFRQDHGYKDGTYIKIWHGEEDNEVLARVVSALDAGAENFQQQLYSTLKSHYPR, from the coding sequence ATGACAAAACACAGTATTGCTCACTCTCAAATTCAACAAATGCTAACATTACAAGACGCAATGAACACCCGAGTCAGTGAAACATGGCGTGCTAATGGCTACGAATGGTATAGAGCAATCTGGGTAGAATGTGCTGAAATGTTGGATCATCATGGTTGGAAATGGTGGAAACATCAAGAAATAGACGTTGCACAAGTACAGCTTGAACTCGTTGATATTTTTCATTTTGGTTTAAGTTTACGTTTAATGACAGGTTCACCTGTTGAACAAATAACCGATGAGTTAGTAAAGCAACTTGCACAGCCTACCGACGAGCAAGATTTTAAAATTGCTTTAGAAAACCTAGCGTCGGCAGCGGTTACTCATAAAGCATTTGATGCCACAGCCTTTGCTGATTGTATGCGTTTAATGTCAATGGATCTAAACGAATTATTTCGTCAATACGTTGGAAAAAACACCTTAAACTTTTTCCGTCAAGATCATGGCTATAAAGATGGAACTTATATAAAAATATGGCACGGCGAAGAAGACAACGAAGTGTTAGCACGTGTTGTAAGTGCACTAGATGCTGGAGCCGAAAATTTTCAGCAACAACTTTATTCAACATTAAAAAGTCACTACCCAAGATAA